A window of Amycolatopsis australiensis contains these coding sequences:
- a CDS encoding MMPL family transporter — protein sequence MDTITRPTGGSLARVAGWAQRHRWLAVALWALVLLGVTFTSRLAGSAFHDDNSLPGTESQQVVDMLEKTARSGGSAQIVLKADNGLAAHRAQIENTLGNVRLQPHVRSVTGPFETLSPDGRIGYATVTFDAASTDLPYDDIVKFADTAKQAGPVEVALAGDPIERISKSGGPAEGVGLLAALVILVFLFRSLLAAGLPVITAVFAVGSTLGVITLVSHFVDIASYTSPLMMLVGFGVGVDYALLIFSRYRAEILAGHDRDTAARRALDTAGRSVLFAGTTVIIALLGLLALGLGGLRGVALSVALTVLMTMLASVTLLPALLSLFGKRLERGIRRHAAKRDHGRVWRRLADGVQRRPAAPLAIGLLVLLGLSIPAAGMRLGFADASTDPAGSTTRQAYDLLAEGFGPGFSGPLAIVTEDGDGIALQQKLASTPGIARVLPSTGPVVLAFPTTSPQDAATAELVTRLRTDVLPTLPGHYLVGGPVAAATDFADAVADRLPLFVLVVVGLSALLLMVVFRSILVPLKAAVLNLLSIGASLGVMTLVFGDGWFGAQPGPIEAFVPVMIFAIVFGLSMDYEVFLVSRMHEEWRRTGDARLAVREGLAATGGVITAAAAIMVLVFGAFLLDPSRMLAQFGLGLAVAVLLDALVIRCLLVPAIMRLLGARAWWLPEWLDRRLPHLALES from the coding sequence ATGGACACCATCACTCGCCCCACCGGGGGAAGCCTGGCGCGCGTGGCCGGCTGGGCGCAGCGCCACCGGTGGCTCGCCGTCGCACTCTGGGCGCTGGTTCTGCTCGGCGTCACGTTCACTTCCCGCCTCGCCGGGAGCGCGTTCCACGACGACAACTCGCTGCCCGGCACGGAGTCGCAGCAGGTCGTCGACATGCTGGAGAAGACCGCGCGGTCCGGTGGGAGCGCGCAGATCGTGCTCAAGGCCGACAACGGGCTCGCCGCACACCGCGCGCAGATCGAAAACACTCTGGGAAATGTCCGATTGCAGCCGCACGTGCGCTCGGTGACGGGACCGTTCGAGACGCTCTCGCCCGACGGGCGCATCGGCTACGCCACCGTCACGTTCGACGCTGCCTCGACCGACCTGCCCTACGACGACATCGTGAAGTTCGCCGACACCGCAAAGCAGGCCGGTCCGGTCGAGGTAGCTTTGGCCGGCGACCCGATCGAGCGAATCTCGAAAAGCGGCGGTCCCGCGGAGGGGGTCGGGCTGCTCGCCGCGCTCGTCATTCTCGTGTTCCTGTTCCGCTCGCTGCTCGCGGCCGGGCTGCCGGTCATCACCGCGGTGTTCGCGGTCGGCAGCACGCTGGGCGTGATCACGCTCGTCTCCCACTTCGTCGACATAGCGAGTTACACGTCGCCGCTGATGATGCTGGTCGGGTTCGGTGTCGGCGTCGACTACGCGCTACTGATCTTCTCCCGCTACCGGGCGGAGATCCTCGCCGGCCACGACCGGGACACCGCCGCGCGGCGGGCGCTCGACACCGCGGGCCGCTCGGTGCTGTTCGCCGGGACGACCGTGATCATCGCGCTGCTGGGCCTGCTCGCGCTCGGTCTCGGCGGGCTGCGCGGGGTCGCGTTGTCGGTCGCGCTGACCGTCCTGATGACGATGCTCGCGTCCGTCACGCTCCTGCCCGCGCTGCTGTCGTTGTTCGGCAAGCGGCTGGAACGCGGGATCCGCCGTCACGCCGCCAAGCGTGACCACGGCAGGGTGTGGCGCCGGCTCGCGGACGGTGTGCAGCGCCGTCCCGCGGCACCCCTGGCGATCGGGCTGCTCGTGCTGCTCGGACTGTCCATTCCGGCCGCGGGCATGCGGCTCGGGTTCGCCGACGCGAGCACCGACCCCGCAGGATCGACAACGCGACAGGCGTACGACCTGCTGGCCGAAGGCTTCGGGCCAGGATTCAGCGGGCCGCTGGCGATCGTCACCGAGGACGGCGACGGCATCGCGCTGCAGCAGAAGCTCGCGTCGACGCCGGGGATCGCCCGAGTACTGCCGTCGACGGGTCCGGTCGTCCTCGCGTTCCCGACGACGTCTCCGCAGGACGCGGCGACCGCCGAGCTGGTGACGCGCCTGCGCACCGACGTCCTGCCGACGCTGCCCGGCCACTACCTCGTCGGCGGGCCGGTCGCGGCCGCGACGGACTTCGCCGACGCCGTCGCCGACCGGCTGCCGTTGTTCGTGCTGGTCGTCGTCGGGCTGTCCGCGCTGCTGCTCATGGTCGTGTTCCGGTCGATCCTCGTCCCGCTCAAGGCCGCGGTGCTGAACCTGCTGAGCATCGGCGCCTCGCTCGGCGTGATGACACTGGTGTTCGGCGACGGCTGGTTCGGCGCGCAGCCCGGCCCGATCGAGGCGTTCGTGCCGGTGATGATCTTCGCGATCGTGTTCGGGCTGTCGATGGACTACGAGGTGTTCCTCGTGTCGCGGATGCACGAGGAATGGCGCCGCACCGGCGACGCGCGCCTCGCGGTGCGCGAAGGCCTCGCCGCGACCGGCGGGGTGATCACCGCGGCGGCCGCGATCATGGTGCTCGTGTTCGGCGCGTTCCTGCTCGATCCGTCGCGGATGCTCGCGCAGTTCGGGCTCGGCCTGGCGGTCGCGGTGCTGCTGGACGCGCTGGTGATCCGCTGCCTGCTCGTCCCGGCGATCATGCGCCTGCTGGGAGCGCGGGCGTGGTGGCTGCCGGAATGGCTGGACCGCCGTCTCCCGCATCTTGCGCTCGAGAGCTAA
- a CDS encoding response regulator — translation MIRVLLVDDQRLVRAGFRSILDGEDDITVVAEAADGREALRVAHEHRPDVVLMDIRMPVLDGLAATRHVLEDPALAGTKVVILTTFDLDEDVYGALRAGASGFLVKDTEPEELIHAVRVVARGDALLAPSITRRLISEFAARVTRPAPAPALDRLTEREREVLSLVAAGLSNDEIARQLTLSPATAKTHVSRIMTKTGVRDRAQLVVLAYESGAVTPRWLNP, via the coding sequence ATGATCCGGGTCCTGCTCGTCGACGACCAGCGGCTGGTCCGCGCCGGCTTCCGGTCTATTTTGGACGGCGAGGACGACATCACCGTGGTGGCCGAAGCCGCCGATGGGCGCGAAGCCCTCCGGGTCGCGCACGAGCACCGTCCGGACGTCGTGCTGATGGACATCCGGATGCCGGTGCTCGACGGCCTCGCCGCCACCCGTCACGTGCTCGAAGACCCGGCGCTGGCGGGCACCAAGGTCGTCATCCTCACGACGTTCGACCTCGACGAGGACGTCTACGGCGCCCTGCGCGCGGGCGCGAGCGGGTTCTTGGTCAAGGACACCGAGCCCGAAGAGCTGATCCACGCCGTGCGCGTGGTCGCCCGCGGCGACGCGCTGCTGGCGCCGTCGATCACGCGGCGGCTGATCTCGGAGTTCGCCGCGCGCGTCACGCGTCCGGCGCCGGCGCCGGCTCTGGACCGGCTCACCGAGCGCGAGCGCGAAGTGCTGTCCCTGGTCGCCGCGGGACTGTCGAACGACGAGATCGCCCGCCAGCTGACGCTCAGCCCGGCGACGGCGAAGACGCACGTCAGCCGCATCATGACCAAGACGGGCGTGCGCGACCGGGCGCAGCTGGTCGTCCTCGCCTACGAGTCCGGCGCGGTGACGCCGCGCTGGCTGAACCCCTAA
- a CDS encoding sensor histidine kinase yields the protein MSWFRRYAPELAVSVAVLAGSLLTVLDDGAKPAHHAVFGWVLTVLCCVALFLRRRHPLSVAGLTLVGCALYYPLTDPDGLVLLAFAYALYNAAAAGRIRGAALLVVAAMAGVAVGEISSRTGRHVDNFAFFLMTGWFVALVAGGAVAHYRAEAERTKEAEARARATDERLRIARELHDVLGHHLALINVQAGAALHRRDPGQAEEALGTIKDASKTALRELRTTLGMLRQADRPALERVAELAESVGASGLTVRTEIEGDARDLPPDVEHAAFRVVQEALTNVAKHAGAKTVVVRLGYGTDALSVQVDDDGRGGDAPPGNGIRGMAERARALGGEVTAAPREDGGYRVRARLPVR from the coding sequence ATGTCCTGGTTCCGGCGGTACGCGCCCGAGCTGGCGGTCTCCGTCGCGGTGCTCGCCGGATCGCTGTTGACCGTGCTCGACGACGGCGCCAAGCCCGCCCACCACGCCGTCTTCGGCTGGGTCCTGACCGTGCTGTGCTGCGTCGCGCTCTTCCTCCGGCGGCGACACCCGCTGAGCGTCGCCGGGTTGACGCTCGTCGGCTGCGCGCTGTACTACCCGCTGACCGATCCGGACGGCCTGGTCCTGCTGGCCTTCGCGTACGCGCTCTACAACGCCGCCGCGGCCGGGCGCATCCGCGGGGCCGCACTGCTCGTCGTCGCCGCGATGGCCGGTGTCGCCGTCGGCGAGATCAGCTCGCGCACGGGTCGGCATGTCGACAACTTCGCGTTCTTCCTGATGACGGGCTGGTTCGTCGCGCTGGTCGCCGGCGGCGCGGTCGCGCACTACCGCGCCGAAGCCGAACGCACCAAGGAGGCCGAAGCCCGGGCGCGCGCCACCGACGAACGTCTCCGCATCGCCCGCGAGCTGCACGACGTCCTCGGCCACCACCTCGCGCTGATCAACGTCCAGGCCGGCGCCGCGCTGCACCGGCGTGACCCCGGGCAGGCCGAGGAGGCGCTCGGCACCATCAAGGACGCCAGCAAGACCGCACTCCGGGAGTTGCGCACGACGCTCGGCATGCTCCGCCAGGCCGACCGGCCCGCGCTGGAGCGGGTCGCGGAGCTGGCCGAGTCGGTCGGCGCGTCCGGGCTGACCGTGCGCACCGAGATCGAGGGCGACGCCCGTGACCTGCCGCCGGACGTCGAGCACGCCGCGTTCCGCGTGGTGCAGGAGGCGCTGACGAACGTCGCCAAGCACGCCGGTGCGAAGACCGTCGTCGTCCGGCTCGGCTACGGCACCGACGCGCTGTCCGTGCAGGTTGACGACGACGGCCGCGGCGGCGACGCCCCGCCGGGCAACGGGATCCGCGGCATGGCCGAACGCGCGCGGGCGCTCGGCGGCGAAGTGACGGCCGCGCCCCGCGAGGACGGCGGTTACCGGGTGCGCGCCCGGCTGCCGGTGCGATGA
- a CDS encoding DUF3761 domain-containing protein: MGKKLGLILTAGLLVAGCGVGAVPPKDAGSVGLLETSTSTSSTPTYSVPETTPASETPVVTTTPAEAPAVAPPPVTSAAKPKTAPKTTAQAVPKPAECGADYYRNSAGNCVHRPSDNPAGATAQCKDGTYSYSQHRSGTCSGHGGVRTWL, from the coding sequence GTGGGAAAGAAACTGGGGTTGATCCTGACCGCCGGCCTGCTGGTCGCGGGCTGTGGCGTCGGCGCGGTGCCGCCGAAGGACGCGGGAAGTGTGGGCCTCCTCGAAACTTCGACCTCCACTTCCTCGACGCCGACGTATTCCGTTCCGGAAACGACGCCGGCTTCCGAGACGCCGGTCGTCACGACGACGCCGGCCGAAGCGCCGGCCGTCGCGCCGCCGCCCGTGACGAGCGCGGCCAAGCCCAAGACCGCGCCGAAGACCACCGCGCAGGCCGTGCCGAAGCCGGCCGAGTGCGGCGCCGACTACTACCGCAACTCCGCCGGCAACTGCGTCCACCGGCCCAGCGACAACCCCGCCGGCGCCACCGCGCAGTGCAAGGACGGCACCTACAGCTACAGCCAGCACCGGTCCGGCACCTGTTCCGGGCACGGAGGCGTGCGCACCTGGCTGTGA
- a CDS encoding MFS transporter, which produces MSRPGRSGRAIVVVLASCGLVASFMQTLVVPLIPVFPRLLNASAADASWVVTVTLLAASVITPVSGRLGDLYGKRRMILVSLALLIAGSVVSATTSALAFQILGRGLQGCAMGVIPLGISIMRDELPPERVGGAISLMSATLGVGGAIGLPVAALVAENADWHALFWTAAGLGLACALLILTVVPESPLRTPAPFDSFGAFGLAAGLLCLLLPVVKGGTWGWTSTPTLGLAAAAVVILLGWGAYQLRRRDPLVDLRVSARRPVLFTNLASIMVGFALYAMALSFPQLLQAPASTGYGLGQSMVESGLSLAPNGLVMMLLSPVSARLIARFGPRPTLMSGALVIAVGYAFAIVLMDNAFELITASVIIGAGVGIAYAAMPALIMGSVPVTETASANGLNSLMRSVGTAISSAVMAAMLAQLTISVGGLPVPSLLGFRATFAVAASAALAGVLLAALVPKTKAARELVVV; this is translated from the coding sequence GTGTCCCGTCCCGGACGCTCCGGCCGCGCGATCGTCGTCGTGCTCGCCTCGTGCGGGCTGGTCGCGTCGTTCATGCAGACGCTGGTCGTGCCGCTCATCCCGGTGTTCCCGCGGCTGCTGAACGCGTCGGCGGCCGACGCGTCCTGGGTGGTCACCGTGACGCTGCTGGCGGCGTCGGTCATCACGCCGGTGAGCGGACGGCTCGGCGACCTCTACGGCAAGCGGCGGATGATCCTGGTCAGCCTCGCGCTGCTGATCGCCGGCTCGGTGGTCTCCGCGACGACGAGCGCGCTCGCGTTCCAGATCCTCGGCCGCGGGCTGCAGGGCTGCGCGATGGGCGTGATCCCGCTCGGCATCAGCATCATGCGCGACGAGCTCCCACCGGAACGCGTCGGCGGGGCGATCTCGCTGATGAGCGCGACGCTCGGCGTCGGCGGCGCGATCGGGCTGCCCGTCGCGGCCCTCGTCGCCGAGAACGCCGACTGGCACGCGCTCTTCTGGACCGCCGCCGGGCTGGGACTGGCGTGCGCGCTGCTGATCCTCACCGTCGTGCCGGAGTCGCCGCTGCGCACGCCCGCGCCGTTCGACTCCTTCGGCGCGTTCGGCCTGGCCGCAGGGTTGCTGTGCCTGCTGCTGCCGGTCGTCAAGGGCGGCACGTGGGGCTGGACCAGCACACCGACGCTCGGCCTGGCCGCGGCGGCCGTCGTCATCCTGCTCGGCTGGGGCGCCTACCAGCTGCGCCGCCGCGACCCGCTGGTCGACCTGCGGGTGTCCGCGCGCCGCCCGGTGCTGTTCACGAACCTCGCGTCGATCATGGTCGGCTTCGCGTTGTACGCGATGGCGCTGTCGTTCCCGCAGCTGCTGCAGGCGCCGGCGTCGACGGGATACGGGCTGGGCCAGTCGATGGTGGAGTCGGGACTGTCGCTGGCGCCGAACGGCCTGGTGATGATGCTGCTCTCGCCGGTGTCGGCACGCCTGATCGCGCGGTTCGGGCCGCGTCCGACGCTGATGAGCGGCGCGCTGGTGATCGCGGTGGGCTACGCATTCGCGATCGTGCTGATGGACAACGCGTTCGAGCTGATCACGGCGTCGGTGATCATCGGCGCCGGCGTCGGGATCGCGTACGCGGCGATGCCGGCGCTGATCATGGGCTCGGTCCCGGTCACCGAAACGGCGTCGGCGAACGGCCTGAACTCCCTCATGCGCTCGGTGGGCACGGCGATCTCGAGCGCGGTGATGGCGGCGATGCTGGCCCAGCTGACGATCAGCGTCGGCGGCCTGCCGGTGCCGTCGCTGCTGGGCTTCCGGGCGACGTTCGCGGTGGCGGCGTCGGCGGCGCTGGCGGGCGTGCTGCTGGCGGCGCTGGTCCCGAAGACGAAGGCGGCGCGCGAACTGGTCGTCGTCTAG
- a CDS encoding NUDIX domain-containing protein, producing the protein MRVRESARGVVFDPDGRVVLLRHEDAAPVDPRDPGLLVYWGPPGGGIEPGETAEKALARELFEETGLTDVEIGPCVWRREGEFRLPDPVLARERYFVCRTRKPG; encoded by the coding sequence GTGCGGGTCCGCGAGTCCGCGCGCGGCGTGGTCTTCGATCCGGACGGCCGCGTCGTCCTGCTGCGGCACGAAGACGCGGCGCCGGTCGACCCCCGCGATCCCGGCTTGCTCGTGTATTGGGGCCCGCCCGGCGGTGGGATCGAGCCCGGCGAGACCGCCGAAAAGGCGCTCGCGCGGGAGCTGTTCGAGGAAACCGGCCTCACGGACGTCGAAATCGGCCCGTGCGTCTGGCGTCGCGAGGGCGAGTTCCGGCTGCCGGATCCGGTCCTGGCTCGCGAGCGCTATTTCGTGTGCCGGACCCGGAAACCCGGCTGA
- a CDS encoding SAM-dependent methyltransferase translates to MSEDEYARRGIDLDKPNPARVYDYILGGQLNYAVDRMFADQVLAAQPNARERARLNRQWLRRVIRFGMDQGIRQFLDIGSGMPTVGHVHEVAQAIDPTARVVYVDNEPVAVAHSEIVLENNENAAMVHADAEFPDDVLEHEITEMLLDLDQPVMVVMALFVHFIPDERKPARLIAAYRDALAPGSYLAMSSATYEQQSAGTARAVAMYQKSANPVTPRSAAELRALVDGFEIVDPGIVFIPEWRPDDPADVPAEPAESGGLALVARKN, encoded by the coding sequence ATGAGTGAAGACGAGTACGCGCGGCGCGGTATCGACCTCGACAAGCCGAATCCCGCGCGCGTGTACGACTACATCCTCGGCGGCCAGCTGAACTACGCCGTCGACCGGATGTTCGCCGACCAGGTGCTGGCCGCGCAGCCGAACGCGCGCGAGCGGGCCCGGCTGAACCGGCAGTGGCTGCGGCGGGTCATCCGGTTCGGGATGGACCAGGGCATCCGGCAGTTCCTCGACATCGGCTCCGGCATGCCGACGGTCGGGCACGTGCACGAAGTCGCGCAGGCGATCGACCCCACCGCGCGTGTCGTGTACGTCGACAACGAGCCGGTCGCGGTCGCGCACAGCGAGATCGTGCTGGAGAACAACGAGAACGCCGCGATGGTGCACGCCGACGCCGAGTTCCCCGACGACGTCCTCGAACACGAGATCACCGAGATGCTGCTGGACCTCGACCAGCCGGTGATGGTCGTGATGGCGCTGTTCGTGCACTTCATCCCGGACGAGCGCAAACCGGCCCGGCTGATCGCCGCCTACCGCGACGCGCTCGCGCCGGGCAGCTACCTGGCGATGTCGTCCGCGACGTACGAGCAGCAGAGCGCGGGCACGGCGCGCGCGGTCGCGATGTACCAGAAGAGCGCCAACCCGGTGACGCCGCGCTCGGCCGCCGAGCTGCGCGCGCTCGTGGACGGCTTCGAGATCGTCGATCCCGGTATCGTGTTCATCCCGGAGTGGCGCCCCGACGACCCGGCGGACGTCCCCGCGGAACCGGCGGAAAGCGGCGGGCTCGCCCTGGTGGCGCGCAAGAACTAG